The Sphingomonas sp. genome contains a region encoding:
- a CDS encoding DUF2147 domain-containing protein, whose amino-acid sequence MWISLLAAMLVAAPQAGEGVEGRWKTQTRNAIVEIQRCGSSVCGRILTSDALRTNPDLRDTKNSNAQLRNRPLKGMQILSGFTADGGNWSGGKIYNAEDGKTYTADITLVGADQLKLRGCVFKPFCRTQTWTRVR is encoded by the coding sequence ATGTGGATAAGTTTGCTTGCCGCGATGCTGGTAGCAGCACCGCAAGCCGGAGAGGGTGTCGAGGGCCGCTGGAAGACCCAAACGCGCAACGCGATCGTCGAGATCCAGCGCTGCGGTTCGTCGGTCTGCGGGCGCATCCTCACCTCGGATGCGCTGCGCACCAATCCCGATCTGCGCGATACCAAGAATTCTAACGCCCAGCTGCGCAATCGTCCGCTGAAGGGGATGCAGATCCTTAGCGGCTTCACCGCTGATGGCGGCAACTGGAGCGGCGGCAAGATCTACAATGCCGAGGACGGCAAGACCTATACTGCCGACATCACCCTAGTGGGCGCCGACCAGCTCAAGCTGCGCGGCTGCGTGTTCAAGCCTTTCTGCCGTACCCAGACCTGGACCCGGGTTCGTTGA
- a CDS encoding ATPase, T2SS/T4P/T4SS family: MILEMPTLPYNFARRHGVLLRETPHGIECVHRADAPLDGLLEVQRLAPGARFVRLEGAAFDTALGQAYGGAGGAAADIDLGDMDLAALADSAASVDDLLDTRDDAPVIRLINALLLEAVKEGASDVHVETQEKRLVIRFRIDGVLRDMIEPPRALAPLLVSRIKVMAKLDIAERRVPQDGRVTLRIGGHDVDARVSTIPTQHGERVVLRLLEKGSLKLDLSGLGMSDRDQAVFGRLLERPHGILLVTGPTGSGKTTTLYTALTRLNDRKRNVMTVEDPIEYELPGVAQTQVNARTDMTFARGLRAILRQDPDVIMIGEIRDQETAQVAVRSAMTGHFVLSTLHTNSAVGSVTRLIDMGVERYLLAPMVVGLCAQRLVRRLCPTCQRDDVATEADSLLLGGALPVGAPVWRAVGCDQCHDEGYRGRAGLYEVVAIDDAFQKLIHDGASEAEIERHARAENPSLLDDGVAKLQAGVTTVEEVARVVRDEA, encoded by the coding sequence ATGATCCTCGAAATGCCGACCTTGCCCTACAACTTCGCGCGCCGCCACGGCGTGCTGCTGCGCGAGACGCCGCACGGGATCGAGTGCGTCCACCGCGCCGATGCGCCGCTCGACGGGCTGCTCGAAGTCCAGCGCCTGGCCCCCGGCGCGCGCTTCGTGCGGCTGGAAGGCGCGGCCTTCGATACCGCGCTGGGCCAGGCCTATGGCGGGGCGGGGGGCGCCGCCGCCGATATCGACTTGGGTGACATGGACCTGGCGGCGCTGGCGGACAGCGCAGCGAGCGTCGACGACTTGCTCGACACCCGCGACGACGCACCGGTGATCCGGCTGATCAACGCGCTGCTGCTGGAGGCGGTGAAGGAAGGCGCGTCGGATGTGCATGTCGAGACGCAGGAGAAGCGGCTCGTCATTCGCTTCCGCATCGACGGCGTGCTGCGCGACATGATCGAGCCGCCGCGTGCGCTGGCGCCGCTGCTGGTCAGCCGCATCAAGGTGATGGCCAAGCTCGACATCGCCGAGCGGCGCGTGCCGCAGGACGGCCGCGTCACGCTGCGCATCGGTGGGCACGACGTCGACGCGCGCGTCTCGACCATCCCCACCCAGCATGGCGAGCGGGTGGTGCTGCGTCTGCTCGAGAAGGGCTCGCTCAAGCTCGACCTGTCGGGCCTCGGCATGAGCGACCGCGACCAGGCGGTGTTCGGCCGGCTGCTCGAGCGGCCGCACGGCATCCTGCTCGTCACCGGGCCGACGGGCTCGGGCAAGACGACGACGCTCTACACCGCGCTGACCCGGCTCAACGATCGCAAGCGCAACGTCATGACGGTCGAGGACCCGATTGAATATGAGCTGCCCGGCGTCGCGCAGACACAGGTCAATGCGCGCACCGACATGACCTTCGCCCGCGGGCTGCGCGCGATCCTGCGCCAGGATCCCGACGTGATCATGATCGGCGAGATCCGCGACCAGGAGACCGCGCAGGTGGCAGTGCGCTCGGCGATGACCGGGCATTTCGTGCTCTCGACGTTGCACACCAACAGCGCGGTGGGATCGGTGACCCGGTTGATCGACATGGGCGTGGAGCGCTATCTACTCGCGCCGATGGTCGTCGGCTTGTGCGCGCAGCGGCTGGTACGGCGGCTGTGCCCGACCTGCCAACGCGACGACGTGGCGACTGAGGCGGATTCGCTGCTGCTCGGCGGAGCATTGCCGGTGGGGGCGCCGGTATGGCGCGCGGTCGGCTGCGACCAGTGCCATGACGAAGGCTATCGCGGCCGGGCGGGCCTGTACGAAGTCGTAGCGATCGACGACGCCTTCCAGAAGCTGATCCATGACGGCGCCAGCGAGGCGGAGATCGAACGGCATGCGCGGGCGGAGAACCCCAGCCTGCTCGACGACGGTGTAGCCAAGCTCCAGGCCGGGGTGACCACGGTGGAGGAAGTCGCCCGCGTCGTGAGGGACGAGGCGTGA
- a CDS encoding type II secretion system F family protein, which yields MPAFAYRAADRSGAAKRGVIEASSPAAARALLREQALLPLSVEPAAERGRSIGSITLPRFGRSGVSARALATVTRQISTLVGSDIAIEEALRLVASQSEQPAVSSLLLDVRGAILDGRSFAAALAQHPKAFPEFYRASVAAGEASGRLTDVLNHLAEFVENRQANGQKLQLALLYPALLALVSFGMMVLLMVYVVPDIVKVFVSRGADLPLLTRALIAISAFLQGFGLYLLIAIGLGIVGFGRWLRVPANRLRVHRFFAERRPFRRFSRQMNAARFAGSLATLVGSAVPLVEALHAAAAVTPNHFVREKAMGVAMRVREGISLRAAMQEAEIFPSMLVAIVASGESSGKLAPALGRASGELERELDALVATLVALVEPLVLLVMGGLVLLMVLAILLPIINLNNLVGV from the coding sequence ATGCCCGCCTTCGCCTATCGGGCGGCGGATCGCAGCGGCGCCGCCAAGCGCGGCGTGATCGAGGCGTCCAGCCCCGCCGCCGCGCGCGCGCTGTTGCGCGAGCAGGCGTTGCTGCCGCTCTCGGTCGAACCCGCTGCCGAGCGCGGACGTTCGATCGGATCGATCACCCTGCCGCGCTTCGGCCGCAGTGGGGTTAGCGCCCGCGCGCTCGCCACCGTCACCCGGCAAATCTCAACCTTGGTCGGCTCAGACATCGCGATCGAGGAGGCGCTGCGCCTCGTCGCCAGCCAGTCCGAGCAGCCGGCGGTCAGCTCGCTGCTGCTCGATGTGCGCGGCGCGATCCTCGACGGGCGCAGCTTCGCCGCGGCATTGGCCCAGCATCCCAAGGCCTTCCCCGAATTTTATCGCGCCTCGGTCGCGGCGGGCGAAGCCTCGGGGCGGCTGACCGACGTGCTCAATCATCTCGCCGAGTTCGTCGAGAATCGCCAGGCCAACGGCCAGAAGCTGCAACTGGCACTGCTCTACCCGGCGCTGCTGGCGCTGGTGTCGTTCGGCATGATGGTGCTGCTGATGGTCTATGTCGTGCCGGACATCGTGAAGGTGTTCGTCTCGCGTGGCGCCGATCTGCCGCTGCTGACCCGCGCGTTGATCGCGATCAGTGCATTCCTGCAGGGCTTCGGGCTGTATCTGCTGATCGCGATCGGGCTCGGCATCGTCGGGTTCGGGCGCTGGCTGCGCGTGCCGGCTAACCGGCTGCGCGTCCACCGCTTCTTCGCCGAGCGCCGCCCGTTCCGCCGCTTCAGCCGGCAGATGAATGCCGCGCGCTTCGCCGGCAGCTTGGCGACGCTGGTGGGCAGCGCAGTGCCGCTGGTCGAGGCGCTCCACGCCGCCGCTGCGGTGACACCCAACCACTTCGTCCGCGAAAAGGCGATGGGCGTGGCAATGCGGGTGCGCGAAGGCATCAGCCTGCGCGCGGCGATGCAGGAGGCGGAGATCTTCCCCTCGATGCTGGTCGCGATCGTCGCCTCGGGCGAAAGCTCGGGCAAGCTCGCGCCCGCGCTCGGCCGCGCCTCGGGCGAGCTGGAACGCGAGCTGGATGCGCTGGTCGCGACGCTGGTCGCGCTGGTCGAGCCGCTGGTGCTGCTGGTGATGGGCGGGCTAGTGCTGCTGATGGTGCTCGCGATCCTGCTGCCGATCATCAACCTCAACAATCTGGTCGGGGTGTGA
- a CDS encoding type II secretion system protein M, giving the protein MSDFLRTQLPTLDAGLSRTGNWWQARSPRERTMLAGVGIFLAAILLVYGVVKPIQGARAAALADIRTYETLNARIRAAGTLSAVKPPHRSGPPEVIVTESAGTFGVVLTTALVAGGVRASVADASYDSLVHWLADVTTTSDLRIRRVTLQRLGAPGHVSATVELAQ; this is encoded by the coding sequence ATGAGCGATTTCCTCCGCACCCAGCTGCCGACGCTCGACGCCGGCCTGTCCCGCACGGGCAATTGGTGGCAGGCACGCAGCCCGCGCGAGCGGACGATGCTCGCCGGTGTCGGTATCTTCCTCGCGGCGATCCTGCTGGTCTACGGCGTGGTGAAGCCGATCCAGGGCGCGCGGGCCGCGGCGCTGGCCGACATCCGCACCTATGAGACGCTCAACGCCCGGATCCGCGCGGCGGGGACGCTCAGCGCGGTCAAGCCGCCGCACCGCAGCGGGCCGCCCGAGGTGATCGTCACCGAGTCCGCAGGCACCTTTGGGGTGGTGCTGACGACTGCGCTGGTCGCAGGCGGCGTGCGTGCAAGCGTGGCGGATGCGAGCTATGATTCGCTCGTCCACTGGCTGGCGGACGTGACAACGACCAGTGACTTGCGCATTCGCCGCGTCACCCTGCAGCGACTTGGTGCGCCGGGCCATGTCTCCGCCACCGTGGAGCTTGCCCAATGA
- a CDS encoding endonuclease domain-containing protein yields MPTIRPTNPHARTLRRDATDAERALWARVRNRQVDGHKIRFQATLGPYFVDFLCAAKGLVIELDGSQHGKEADRARTAWLEGQGYRVIRFWNVDVLQNLDGVLEGIRLQPAALPEVHDSPSPNPLPQAGEGF; encoded by the coding sequence ATGCCCACGATACGTCCCACGAACCCACATGCGAGGACACTCCGCCGGGATGCGACGGACGCCGAACGGGCGCTATGGGCGCGAGTGCGGAACCGGCAGGTCGACGGCCACAAGATCCGCTTCCAGGCAACGCTGGGCCCGTATTTCGTGGATTTCCTCTGCGCGGCGAAGGGGCTGGTCATCGAGCTCGACGGCAGCCAGCATGGCAAGGAGGCGGATCGCGCCCGAACTGCGTGGCTGGAAGGGCAAGGGTATCGGGTGATCCGGTTCTGGAACGTCGATGTCCTCCAGAATCTCGACGGCGTTCTCGAAGGGATCCGGTTGCAACCGGCCGCACTGCCCGAAGTGCACGACTCACCCTCACCCAACCCTCTCCCGCAGGCGGGAGAGGGTTTTTAG
- a CDS encoding type II secretion system protein GspK: MSRRPIRDDERGMILVNVLMFVAIASGLVLLMIDREELALDRGLRMREAARAQAIVRGGELSALVALRRDGETAGDVDHAREPWAKIATTGAPIEGGTFDLAIGDAEGRFNINSVRSGEAGAVVLLQEIANEIEMPPEQVVAAIQYVRLQGPVTDLRPLRLAGLDPKVADRLEKVVTALPGITTINLNAAEPELMAMLFKDPLVASRLVQVRARQGFLTLKDLDDQHATLPWGTSFKSSSFWVRTRATIGGTAQQEATLIQRRRTRDGKVETVPVGRWRNAAVPPGVPAFGTGR; the protein is encoded by the coding sequence ATGAGCCGTCGCCCGATCCGCGACGACGAGCGCGGCATGATCCTGGTAAACGTGCTGATGTTCGTCGCCATCGCCAGCGGGCTGGTGCTGCTGATGATCGATCGCGAGGAACTGGCGCTCGATCGGGGCCTTCGCATGCGAGAGGCCGCGCGTGCGCAGGCAATCGTGCGCGGGGGCGAACTCTCGGCGCTGGTGGCGTTGCGCCGCGACGGCGAGACGGCGGGGGATGTCGATCATGCGCGCGAGCCCTGGGCAAAGATCGCTACCACCGGCGCGCCGATCGAAGGTGGTACCTTCGACCTGGCGATCGGCGACGCCGAAGGGCGCTTCAACATCAATTCCGTGCGCAGCGGCGAGGCAGGCGCCGTCGTGCTGCTGCAGGAAATCGCCAACGAGATCGAGATGCCGCCCGAGCAGGTTGTTGCCGCGATCCAATATGTCCGGCTGCAGGGGCCGGTCACCGACCTCCGTCCGCTGCGGCTCGCCGGGCTGGATCCGAAGGTCGCGGACCGGCTGGAAAAGGTCGTGACCGCATTACCGGGGATCACCACCATCAACCTCAACGCAGCCGAGCCCGAGCTGATGGCGATGCTGTTCAAGGATCCGCTGGTCGCCAGCCGATTGGTGCAGGTGCGCGCGCGGCAGGGGTTCCTGACGCTCAAGGATCTTGACGACCAGCACGCGACTTTGCCCTGGGGCACCTCGTTCAAGTCGAGCAGCTTCTGGGTGCGCACCCGCGCGACGATCGGCGGAACGGCGCAGCAGGAGGCCACGCTGATCCAGCGGCGGCGGACCAGGGACGGCAAGGTGGAAACGGTGCCGGTCGGGCGCTGGCGCAATGCGGCGGTCCCGCCGGGCGTCCCGGCCTTCGGTACCGGGCGTTGA
- the gspL gene encoding type II secretion system protein GspL gives MTHGARAPDLPPPHAGGVWTLAGDRLIIVSEEGPATILVPTERVRLLAIDLPLPNRARRLGALPFAIEDQVAEPIESLHLALGARIAPGDMPHRYLVGVVRAEAMAEWVALAEANGLGAAPMVPDVLLLPRPAEGWAVEVRDGRALVLASDGTGFALPVALLGSAWDAAGRPRIHHLGEPLGGDVEAYATTPDLRSADARADVAVAELDLRQGMFAARRERVSDGWRRLGWILGIGAAAHILIAGGDALMLRVIVDRRAAETRALVAVAAPGTDLTGDLKAKVTDLLPTGAGRAPDRFVPLLARVSSALGPLAGSIAVRAIRYEGSVLTMECEPGAPDLAARIAEALRAGRIQGQATASPDGSVRITASAA, from the coding sequence GTGACACACGGTGCCCGAGCGCCGGACCTGCCGCCGCCGCACGCCGGGGGTGTGTGGACGCTGGCGGGCGACCGCCTGATCATAGTCTCCGAGGAGGGACCCGCAACCATCCTTGTGCCGACCGAGCGGGTGCGGTTGCTCGCCATCGACCTGCCGTTGCCGAATCGCGCCCGCCGGCTTGGGGCGCTGCCCTTCGCGATCGAGGACCAGGTCGCCGAGCCGATCGAATCGCTCCACCTGGCGTTGGGCGCGCGGATAGCGCCGGGCGATATGCCCCATCGCTACCTCGTCGGCGTCGTGCGCGCCGAGGCCATGGCCGAGTGGGTCGCGCTGGCGGAGGCGAACGGCCTCGGTGCCGCGCCGATGGTTCCGGATGTGCTGCTGCTGCCGCGTCCGGCCGAGGGTTGGGCGGTGGAGGTGCGCGACGGGCGTGCGCTCGTGCTCGCGTCCGACGGCACCGGATTCGCCCTGCCGGTGGCGCTGCTCGGCTCGGCGTGGGACGCGGCCGGGCGGCCACGCATCCACCATCTGGGCGAACCGCTCGGCGGGGATGTCGAGGCGTATGCCACGACGCCCGATCTGCGAAGCGCCGACGCCCGCGCCGACGTCGCGGTAGCCGAGCTGGACCTGCGGCAAGGTATGTTCGCCGCACGGCGCGAGCGGGTATCCGATGGCTGGCGGCGGCTTGGCTGGATCCTGGGGATCGGTGCGGCGGCGCATATCCTGATTGCGGGCGGCGATGCGCTTATGCTCCGCGTTATCGTCGATCGTCGGGCTGCCGAAACCCGCGCGCTGGTCGCGGTGGCGGCACCTGGCACCGATCTTACCGGTGATCTCAAGGCCAAAGTCACCGACCTGTTGCCAACCGGCGCCGGCCGTGCGCCCGATCGCTTCGTCCCGCTGCTGGCGCGAGTATCGTCCGCCCTTGGCCCGCTTGCGGGCAGCATCGCGGTGCGCGCCATACGCTATGAAGGCAGCGTGCTGACGATGGAATGCGAGCCCGGGGCACCCGATCTCGCAGCACGTATCGCCGAGGCGCTCCGTGCCGGCAGAATTCAGGGGCAAGCGACGGCCTCGCCAGACGGCTCCGTTCGTATTACGGCGAGCGCGGCATGA
- a CDS encoding prepilin-type N-terminal cleavage/methylation domain-containing protein — protein sequence MTQRSEAGESGFTLIELMISLGLFALIAVAGLALVDGILRVNGRTEARLDRLAALQRTMFVLTSDLDQVASGPIEGGAGRLSFVRSAPGIGGTATTVRYAVAGSTLVRAAPAPQLLLPGVVTARWRFWDGAWIDRWPVDDSDEAKARWPRAIALDVQAAGPGGTPVALHRVITLPLRAQEPPPQ from the coding sequence GTGACTCAGCGCAGCGAAGCCGGCGAATCCGGCTTCACGCTGATCGAATTGATGATCTCGCTGGGGCTGTTCGCGCTGATCGCGGTGGCGGGGCTGGCGCTGGTCGACGGCATCCTCCGGGTCAATGGGCGCACCGAAGCGCGGCTCGATCGGCTGGCCGCGCTCCAGCGAACGATGTTCGTGCTGACCAGCGATCTCGATCAGGTTGCGAGCGGCCCGATCGAAGGCGGGGCGGGGCGCCTGTCCTTCGTGCGCAGCGCGCCTGGCATCGGCGGCACCGCAACCACGGTGCGCTATGCGGTGGCGGGTAGCACGCTGGTCCGTGCCGCGCCCGCGCCCCAGTTGCTGCTGCCGGGTGTGGTCACCGCGCGGTGGCGCTTCTGGGACGGTGCCTGGATCGATCGCTGGCCGGTGGACGACAGCGACGAGGCCAAGGCCCGCTGGCCGCGCGCCATCGCGCTCGACGTGCAGGCAGCGGGGCCAGGCGGCACGCCGGTGGCGCTCCACCGCGTGATTACCTTGCCGCTGCGCGCGCAGGAGCCGCCGCCGCAATGA
- a CDS encoding S8 family serine peptidase, whose protein sequence is MGLLGMALFAAVAGSSPAMAPRVAIIDSGVAETPELHGKLVAEYDMAGGDRPAFRPRYDHGTMVATILSRAAAGAVAIVSLRIDDPAGCRPGANPPCQPSAGPIVAAIRKAIDLKVDAINISLALADDSAITAAVHDAASAGIVVVLAAGNNGLAHPGNLAMARQGFPNAVLVGALDAAGQPWTGTNRPEPQAQGYLYVWQRGVDVPTALADGRAVTGTGTSFAAPIETARRIAHRRRTA, encoded by the coding sequence ATGGGCCTGCTGGGGATGGCGTTGTTTGCAGCGGTGGCGGGAAGCTCGCCGGCAATGGCGCCGCGTGTCGCGATCATCGACAGTGGGGTGGCGGAAACGCCCGAGCTTCATGGCAAGCTGGTCGCGGAATATGACATGGCGGGCGGCGACCGCCCCGCCTTCCGCCCGCGCTACGACCATGGCACGATGGTCGCCACCATCCTCAGCCGCGCCGCGGCAGGCGCGGTGGCGATCGTTTCGCTGCGGATCGACGATCCCGCGGGATGCCGCCCGGGGGCCAATCCGCCTTGTCAGCCCAGCGCGGGACCTATCGTCGCCGCGATACGCAAGGCGATCGACCTGAAGGTAGACGCCATCAACATTTCGCTGGCCCTCGCGGATGATTCCGCAATCACGGCGGCCGTGCACGATGCCGCATCGGCGGGGATCGTGGTGGTGCTGGCGGCGGGCAACAATGGCTTGGCCCATCCGGGCAATCTCGCCATGGCGCGGCAGGGTTTCCCCAATGCGGTGCTGGTCGGCGCGCTGGATGCCGCCGGGCAGCCCTGGACGGGCACCAACCGGCCTGAGCCGCAGGCGCAGGGGTATCTGTATGTCTGGCAGCGCGGGGTCGACGTGCCGACCGCGTTGGCAGACGGCCGGGCCGTAACCGGCACGGGGACCTCCTTCGCCGCGCCGATCGAAACCGCGCGCCGGATCGCCCACCGCCGCCGCACCGCCTGA
- the ybaK gene encoding Cys-tRNA(Pro) deacylase gives MSKATRATRMLEAADIAFTVHSYAYDPDADAIGLQAAEALGEPPARVLKTLMAKVDGKPVLAILPSDRQVAMKKLAAAIGGKSAEMMKRVDAERLSGYKVGGISPFGQMRALPTVIEETAVSEPYVFINGGQRGLQLRLAPQDAAAVLNAKVTGIIA, from the coding sequence ATGTCCAAGGCCACCCGCGCCACGCGGATGCTCGAAGCGGCGGATATCGCCTTCACCGTGCACAGCTATGCCTATGACCCAGACGCCGACGCGATCGGGCTCCAGGCGGCGGAGGCGCTGGGTGAGCCGCCCGCGCGGGTGCTCAAGACGCTGATGGCCAAGGTCGACGGCAAGCCGGTGCTCGCCATTCTGCCATCGGACCGGCAGGTGGCGATGAAGAAGCTGGCCGCCGCGATCGGCGGCAAGTCGGCCGAGATGATGAAGCGGGTGGATGCCGAGCGGCTCTCGGGCTACAAGGTCGGCGGCATCAGTCCGTTCGGGCAGATGAGGGCGCTTCCCACCGTGATCGAGGAAACCGCTGTCAGTGAACCCTATGTCTTCATCAATGGCGGGCAACGCGGATTGCAGCTGCGCCTCGCCCCGCAGGATGCCGCGGCAGTACTCAACGCCAAGGTGACCGGGATCATCGCCTAG
- a CDS encoding OmpP1/FadL family transporter — protein sequence MKKLHLLLTAGTTLAVSAGFAGAAHAQAFYLQEQSARGAGRAFSGEVADTGAASLWWNPAAIADAQRVEVNLNAAAILPRGDVVDTGTRIQRPGGQPFTAIGGDSTSRNPINNGVLPSGAIALPLGHRVALGLAVTSPYSFTTDYSSSSWARYSADKTRLRTVDIQPSIAVSVTDWLRVGAAANVEYTDASLSNALPNVAASLGDGFQELKGDGWDVGWSAGFQMHSDRVTAGFSYKSAIRHKLKGDLTVSGLVGPLQRNNMTLSNVQADFYTPAQQIAGLRWRATDKLTLNGQVVHYNWDKFDAIRLGAPLNQAIPENYRESWSYAAGVDYMVSPALTLRAGAQRATTPTQDGQRDARVPDANRWNFGGGGSYAITQNIVLDAAANYVDFANAPIDKATIAAGSTILTQGQLRNARAFVFSLGGRVQF from the coding sequence ATGAAGAAACTGCATCTCCTCCTCACCGCCGGTACCACGCTGGCGGTAAGCGCCGGCTTTGCCGGTGCCGCCCATGCCCAAGCCTTCTACCTGCAGGAACAATCGGCGCGCGGCGCCGGCCGCGCCTTTTCGGGTGAAGTCGCCGATACCGGCGCGGCCTCGCTGTGGTGGAACCCTGCCGCGATCGCCGATGCCCAGCGCGTCGAGGTGAACCTCAACGCTGCGGCGATCCTGCCGCGCGGTGATGTGGTGGATACGGGCACGCGGATTCAGCGCCCGGGTGGCCAGCCCTTCACCGCGATCGGCGGCGACAGCACCAGTCGCAACCCCATCAACAACGGCGTGCTGCCCTCGGGCGCGATTGCATTGCCGCTCGGTCACCGTGTCGCGCTCGGCCTGGCCGTCACGTCGCCCTACAGCTTCACGACCGATTATTCGTCGAGCAGCTGGGCGCGCTACAGCGCCGACAAGACCCGGCTGCGCACCGTCGACATCCAGCCCTCGATTGCGGTGTCGGTGACCGACTGGCTGCGTGTCGGCGCGGCGGCGAATGTCGAGTATACCGATGCCAGCCTCAGCAACGCGCTGCCCAACGTGGCTGCCAGCCTGGGTGACGGCTTTCAGGAACTGAAGGGTGACGGCTGGGATGTGGGCTGGAGCGCCGGTTTCCAGATGCACAGCGACCGGGTGACCGCGGGCTTCAGCTACAAGTCTGCCATCCGCCACAAGCTGAAGGGCGACCTGACGGTCAGCGGGCTCGTCGGGCCGCTCCAGCGGAACAACATGACGCTGTCGAACGTGCAGGCGGACTTCTACACGCCCGCGCAGCAGATCGCCGGCCTGCGCTGGCGCGCCACCGACAAGCTGACGCTCAACGGCCAGGTGGTGCATTATAACTGGGACAAGTTCGACGCGATCCGCCTTGGCGCGCCGCTGAACCAGGCGATCCCGGAGAACTACCGCGAAAGCTGGAGCTATGCGGCGGGTGTCGATTACATGGTCTCGCCCGCGCTGACGCTGCGCGCAGGTGCGCAGCGCGCGACCACGCCGACCCAGGACGGCCAGCGCGATGCGCGCGTGCCCGATGCCAATCGCTGGAACTTCGGTGGCGGCGGTTCCTATGCGATCACGCAGAACATCGTGCTCGATGCCGCGGCGAACTATGTCGACTTCGCCAACGCGCCGATCGACAAGGCGACGATCGCCGCAGGATCGACGATCCTGACCCAGGGCCAGCTGCGCAATGCGCGCGCGTTCGTCTTCTCGCTGGGCGGCCGCGTTCAGTTCTGA
- a CDS encoding penicillin-binding protein activator: MDRRSLLRLLPSGLVLSAASLSSNAWAGEKKDKRPIALLLPLSGPRAGLGRSMQQAALLAENAEFVFAFDTEGTAEGAARAATEALRRHPALILGPLSAAEVPAVGSTVANRVPVLSFSNDSVLRQPGVWIFGITAAQVTSAVLRYARTRGVRSVVMIDDGSPWCAAASLAAGRMESEIGISLRVLPVKPGQPLPQAGDAPDAVLLPGSGEGVLAAARALKGSGVQLLGTLQGLDNRPDSLEALDGAWLACPDPGAFSSFAQAFAAKNGGDPGTITALAYDAAGVANKLREANALNMNGLVDAKGFHGVTGPVRFRTDGSVARDFAIVVASRDGYTSVAVSSGS, encoded by the coding sequence ATGGACCGTCGGTCCCTGCTGCGGCTGTTGCCCTCGGGCCTCGTCCTATCCGCGGCATCGCTTTCCTCCAACGCATGGGCGGGCGAGAAGAAGGACAAGCGTCCGATCGCCCTGTTGCTCCCGCTCAGTGGACCGCGGGCGGGGCTGGGCCGTAGCATGCAGCAGGCTGCGTTGCTCGCGGAAAACGCGGAATTCGTTTTTGCCTTCGATACCGAGGGTACGGCGGAGGGAGCGGCGCGCGCTGCGACCGAAGCGCTGCGCCGCCATCCGGCGCTGATCCTGGGGCCGTTGAGCGCCGCTGAAGTGCCCGCGGTGGGCAGCACGGTGGCGAACCGCGTGCCGGTCCTTTCCTTCAGCAACGATTCGGTACTGCGCCAGCCGGGGGTGTGGATCTTCGGCATTACCGCCGCGCAAGTGACCAGCGCAGTGCTCCGCTATGCGCGGACGCGCGGGGTACGATCCGTGGTGATGATCGACGACGGATCGCCCTGGTGCGCGGCCGCAAGCCTTGCCGCCGGGCGGATGGAGAGCGAGATCGGCATCAGCCTCCGCGTGCTCCCGGTGAAGCCGGGCCAGCCACTGCCTCAGGCAGGCGATGCGCCCGATGCGGTGCTGCTGCCCGGCAGCGGTGAAGGCGTACTCGCTGCCGCGCGCGCATTGAAGGGCAGCGGGGTGCAGTTGCTCGGCACGTTGCAGGGGCTCGACAATCGCCCGGACTCGCTGGAGGCGCTGGACGGCGCATGGCTCGCTTGCCCCGATCCGGGTGCTTTCTCGTCCTTTGCCCAAGCCTTTGCCGCGAAAAACGGCGGCGATCCCGGCACGATTACCGCGCTCGCCTATGACGCAGCGGGCGTGGCGAACAAGCTGCGCGAGGCCAATGCGCTGAACATGAACGGGCTGGTCGATGCCAAGGGCTTTCACGGCGTCACCGGGCCGGTGCGCTTCCGCACCGACGGATCGGTGGCGCGGGACTTCGCGATCGTGGTCGCCTCGCGCGACGGCTATACCAGCGTCGCGGTGAGTTCGGGATCGTGA